The Actinomycetota bacterium DNA segment CCCCCGAGCCCGAAGCGACCTGGGAACCCGAACCCACCCCCGAGCCCGAACGGATCGAGGCCGCGACCCCTCAGGCGTACGCCGAGCGGCAAGGACAAGAAGCCGTGCGGCCGATCTTCCACGAACCGGTAGCGGCGGAGCCCGGCGCCGGCCGGTGGCGGTTGCGCAAGCGACCGGCTCGTCCGGCTGCGCTGCGTCAGGAAAGCGTCGACGCGCCGCTCGTCCAGCGGCTCAAGATCGCCGCGGCGCACGCCCAAGAGCTCGAGCATCTGGTTGCGCAGCTTCCCTTCCTAGCCGACCTCGCAGCGATGGCCGACGGCCTCATCAGCGAGATCGACCGGCAGTTCGTATGCGCGATCGCCTCGGTGTCGGTCCGCCGCGAGGACGGCTACCAGGTCGTCGCCCATCGTGGCCTCAGCCGGGTCGAGGCGGGGATGGTCATCCCCGAGACCCAGTCACTCTTCAGCGACGTGCTCAAGACCGGCGAGGGGATCCTCATCCAGCCGATCGACTTGGCTCAGGGGCTCGTTGCCGGCATCGGTGGCGCCCGAACGGAGGCGATGATGGTGGTCCCGGCCCTCGTGAACGATGAGTGCGTGGCGATCGTCGTGGTCGGCGGGGATCAGTTCACCGAGCTCGACCTCGACCACCTGTCCGATCTCGCGGCCGAAGCTGCGCCGGGTCTCGCGGTGGCGCAGTTGCTCGACCGCCTCCGCGGTACGTCCTCGGACTAACTCCTCGGGAGAGGGAACCGCTCGCACCCAGACGCCGGCGCGTTCCGCACGAACGTGACCGCCATCTCTTCTTCGCGCTCGACACGCCAGTCGTCGGACCGACGGAGAAGCTCGGAAAGCGGATCGCTCGTCGGGCGGATGAGCACGTGCGTCGTGCAGGACTGCTCGAGAGACTCCTCCCACCCGGGCAGGCCGGCGATCGTCCGCGCGTAGCGCAGCGTCTGCTCTCTTCCGTACATGTCGACGCGAGTGTCATGATAGACACGGACGTCAGGCCAGGCCGTATCGATCAGGTATCCCGCCCAGAAGTCGTACGCGAACACGCGAACGCCCGGGCGGTTCAATGCCTCCAAGGAGTCGAAGGGGTATTCCTCGGCGTCCACGATGTCCTGAGGACGGTCCGAGCGCGGGAAGTCCGCAGCGACGACCATGACGAGCGCGCCGAGGGTCACGACCAGAGCAACGGCGCCGACCAGGGGGGACGCCTGCGATGCAGGTCTCGGCGGGCGCTCAGGACGCATCGCATCGAGCGCGCCGGGAAGGTAGCGCGCTGCCACCATCCCGAGGACGATGGCGGACACGGCCAGGTTCCGCGCAGCCTGGAGCCCGAGGACGGTGAACGAGAGCGCGAGCGCGAGATCGGTCGGGTCCGGCCGGGTCGGATGCATCGCCAACGCCGCGACGGTGATCAACAGCAGGACCATCCAAAGGATCGTCGTGATCTCGTGGAAGTCGGGCGAGGCCCACTCGGTTACGAGTTGGCTCACGTCCCGCACCAGGCGGAATGCGTGCGCGATGAGTTCCGGCCCTCGCGGATTCGCGAACGTCGCGACCGAACTCGCGAGTGCGACCAGCCCGAGACGTTTCGCCCAGTCCCGGTCTGCCCCCTCCCAACGCGTCGCCGCCTTGAGCGCCTCGGCCACGCATACCACGGCAACGGTTCCCACTCCGAGGATCACCATCCCGTGCAGGTTCGCCCACACCGCCGCCATCGGTACGAACCACCAGATGGAGCGATCGTGCCGATCCAGCAGGCCGAGCAGCACGACGAAGAGAAGGAACGAAAAAAGGTTCGGTCGCTCGGTCCAGTTCGCGCCCCCGGCGTAGGCGACGAGGCCGAACAAGGCCCACGTGCCCATGCCCTCCCCCATGCGCCGATGGATGAGTCGCGCGACGAGCACGTAGACCGCTGTAAGCATGACCGCGGACCAGAAGAAGATCCCCCACAGTCCGAACAGATCGCGCAGCGCGTGGAGGATGACCTCCGAGCCCCACTCCTGGACAACCCACGCCTTTCCCGGGACCGAATACGAATACGGGTCCGCATGCGGGATCGCGTCGGTGGCGAGGATCAGCCGGCCGGTGCGGATATGCCACCACAGGTCCGGGTCGGCGAGCCGCTGGGAAAGCATCTTGGCGGGCACCGAGGCCAGGACCGCGATCGCGACCACGCGCGACGGAGTCAGCCGGCTGGCGGCGCTGTCGTTCATGCAGCTTCCGATGCGGGTGTGAACAGCGGGGGGTCCGCCGGAGCGAGGCGACTTCCGATCGCGAGCATGATCGTCGCGACGAAGGCTACGCCGACCAGGAGAGTGAGTCCCGGAAGCGGATGATGCAAGACGTTGTCCCACGCCCGTCCGATCGACGTGTCGGCGAACGTAGTGGCGAACAGAACCGCGTCCCAGCGGTCCCGGCTCTCGACCGCGCCCCAGGTCATGGTGAGGATCGAGACGGCCCCCAGACCTATCGCGAGCGGGCGGAGTCTCGGGAGCTTCGCGAGCGCGTACGCGCCGAGGACGACGAGGAACGGAACGATCTCGAGCTGGAGGCGATAGCCGAATTGGTTGATCCCCCCTCCCCAGTCGTCCCACTTCGAATAGAAGAGGAGCGTCGCCAGACAGGAGAAGCCGAGGGCCGCCAGACGGAGCTCTGTGTCACCCGACGCCTTGCGGAGCGCAAGGATCCATCCAACGACCCCGAGCGCGAGTACCGGGGAGTAGACGAACAGCCCGCGCCACCAGCCGACGGTTAAGCCGACGAAAGACGTCGGCGCATCGGCGTTGAACCCGATCCCGGTGTGCGAGTACCCGCCCGAGAGCCACGTGCCCCAGATCCATCGGTTCGACACCAGGAACGCGGCCATCGGAACGAACGCGCCCGCGGCGTATGAGACGAGACCCCTTCGGTCCCGCGCGAGGTAGACGAGGGCGATCACGACGAAGGGGATCGCAAGCGTCGGACGTACGAAGGCGGCTGCGCCGAAGCCGGCTCCGGCGATCAACGGCCCTCTCTTCGTGCGAGAGAAGAGACCCGCGATTCCGATACATTCGAGGAAAATGGCGGGACCCTGTTGGAAGAACGCCATCGAGGCAACCGGCCACATCGTGGTGCCGAACGCGAAGGCGATCGCGGCCGCGATCGCCAAGCGCTGCGGGACCAATCGAAGAAGGACGAAGAGAAGAACGACCACCGACGCGGCGACGAACGAGATCCCGACCGCTCCCTGAAGGAGATCCTGCGATGCTCCGGCTCGTACGAGCCAGACGTACAGCGGAGCCGTGATGAGGCTGATCCCAACGCCGTAGATCGTGTACACGTGCCCGTCCCGTTCGACCACTTGGGCTCTCCGCCCGGGGTTCTCCTCGTACCGAGCGATATCGATGTCTCCGTGGAGAACGAACGACCGGGTCTGGAGGCTGTTCAAATCCGTGTCCGTGATCGCTCGCCGCGAGTACGTGATCGCGTAGAAGGCCACGAGCACGCCGAACAGCGCCAAGAATCCGAGCACGCTCCGCCGGCGCAAGCTCTTCACAACCGCGCGGCCGGCTTCTCGGTTTCCTGCCGTCCGCTGACGGGATCGGCCGCGAGCGCCGGCGTCGACCCGAACAGAGGCGTGCCGGTCTGAGCTTGGATGCCCTTCGTGAGCCATGCGAAG contains these protein-coding regions:
- a CDS encoding GAF domain-containing protein, with amino-acid sequence PEPEATWEPEPTPEPERIEAATPQAYAERQGQEAVRPIFHEPVAAEPGAGRWRLRKRPARPAALRQESVDAPLVQRLKIAAAHAQELEHLVAQLPFLADLAAMADGLISEIDRQFVCAIASVSVRREDGYQVVAHRGLSRVEAGMVIPETQSLFSDVLKTGEGILIQPIDLAQGLVAGIGGARTEAMMVVPALVNDECVAIVVVGGDQFTELDLDHLSDLAAEAAPGLAVAQLLDRLRGTSSD